The Alphaproteobacteria bacterium genome segment AACAGAAGACCCTGCAGACTCTCGACAACCCGTTCGGCCCGAGGTTGTCACCCATGTCTTAGGTACAATCCGTTACCCATCTCTCCGGGCCGGACATTTGGCGGGATGGTGCCGATGGAGGGACTCGAACCCCCGACCCACGCATTACGAATGCGTTGCTCTACCGGCTGAGCTACATCGGCGCTCGCGGCGCGCACCGGTGGGAACCGGGCGCCGGACGCGGGCTGCTATAGCCTATTTGCCGGGGGAATGACAGGGGTTTCGGCGCCGCCGACCGCGGACCGACGTCGCCCGGCGGTCGCTCCCTGGCCCGCACTACTTGGCCGGCGCCACGACCTCAGCCGGCTTCGCACTCGCCGCCGACACCGCGGGCGGCTCGGCCGCAACCGCCTCGTCCACCTGCTGTGTCGGCACCGCGGGCGGGTCCGCCGGCGGCAGCGGCGGCAGGTCGGGCGGCAGCAGCAGCTGTTCCGGCCCGAACTGGTGCCAGCGGATCGTGCCGAAGGCGCCGCAGCTGGGGCAGTGGCTGTGCCAATCCTGGGTGACGTGGCCGCAGTCGGCACAGGTCCAGCCCTGCTGCTGGCCGAAGGCGGCGGCCTTGTCGAGCCAGCGCCGGGCGGCGGCGCTGTCGCCGGTCTGCCGCTCCTCGATCTCGGCCAGCAGCCGGTAGCGCCTGGCGCCGCCGACCGCGTCGTCGACGCCGTCCAACTGGCCGCGCGCCTCGTCATAGTGGCCGGCCTCGGCGGCGGCCCGGGCCAGCACCAGCCGGCTCTCGCTCGAGTCCGGCGCACCCTTGGTCAGGGCGGTCAGCCGCTTGTATAGCCCGATCGGCGTTTCGCCGGGATAGAGCCGGCGGCACGCGGTCGCCAGTTCCGGGTGCGGGGTCAGCGTCCAGGTGCGCGCCAGCACCTCGGCCGCGCGCTTGACGTCGCCGCGCGCCGCATGCAGGTGGGCCAGCTGGATCGCCGCCGGCACGAAGCCGGGCGCGATCTTGTGGGCATGGCGAGCGAAGGCCAGCGCGCGTTCCTGGTCGTTGCCCTGCTCCAGTGCGCGGCTGGCCTGCGACTGGATGATCGCCATCCGCCGGTTGGCCTCGTCGTCGTCATAAGCGCCCAGCCGGCGTGCGGTGCCGGTGGTCTCGAGCGCGTCCTGCCAGTCGCCGTTGCGGGTCTGCAGCTCGGCCAGGGTCTGCAGCAGCCAGGGCGAGCGCGGCCTGAGCGCGCGGGCGCGTTCCGCCAGCTTCAGCGCGCGAGCGTCGTCGCGGGCGCGCAGCGCCTGCATCAGCAGCCCGCGCAGGCCGAGGAACTCCGTCTCCGGGTCGTCGAGCATCGCCTCGAAATAGCGCCGCGCGGCGTCCTCGTCGCCCTTCAGCTGGGCGGCCTGGGCGGACAGCAGGTTCGAAAGCGGCACGCCGGTCAGCATGTGCGAGGCGCGGCGCGACTGCCGCCCGGCCTCTTCCGGATCGCCGGCGGCGACCGCGACCATGCCCATCGACAGGGCGTGCAGGCCCTTGCGCTCGCGCCGGCGGCCGAACCACCGCGCCAGCCGGTGGGGCGAGAACACGACCAGACGGAACAGCTGGAACAACAGGATGACCGCCACCACAACCAGCAGCATGGCGACGATGGCGACGCCGATGCCGGCCTCGATGCGGGTGCCCAGCCATTCGACCATCACCGTGCCGGGGTGCTCGCGGACGAACAGCCAAGCGGCGATGGCCAGGATCACCAGGACGAAGAAGGAGACGATCCAGCGCATGGGGGTTCGCTCTTCAGCCGGGCGGCAGCGCGGGCGCGGCCGTCATTCGGCCGGCGCCGGGGCCGGCGCGGATTCGCCGCCGCCATCAGGCGCCGGGGCGGGAGCCGCCGCGCCGTCGCCCTGGAAGCTGGCCATGGCGGCCCGGTTGACGGCGTCGAGCGCGCGATCGGCGGCGAGGCGCTGCTCGGCCTGGGCCAGCCAGCCGGCCGCCGCATCGGCATAGCCGGAACCCAGCGCCTCGAGGCCGCGCATGGACGCGACCGCGCCGGCGAGATCGCCCGCGGTCAGGTGCCGCTCCGCCGCCGCGAGCAGCCCGTCGACGCTGTCGGCGCCGGTCTCGTCGACCCGGCTGACCACGACCAGCCCACCCAGCTCGTCGACGATCTCGTCGAGGGTATCGTCGGGGGCGTCGCCCGGCGCGGTCAGCACGGCACGGCGCGTCTCGTCGAACGCCACCTGCAGGCCGGCCAGCGTCGGCACGCCCTGTGCGGCATGAGCCTCAAGCGGCGCCAGCTGGTCGCGAACGGCGGCGGCAAGGTCGGGCGAGATCGCGTCGGAGTCGCCCGCCAGCTGCTGAAGCGCGGCCAGTTCGTCGGCATAGGGTGCGGCGGTGCGCAGGCGCGCACCGAACTGACCCAGCGCGATCAGGAAGGCCTGCCGGCCGGCGGCAAGCTCGTCGCGTCCGGCCAGCGCGGCGATGCGCGTGTCCAGCGCCGCCGTGCGCTGGTCGATCAGCGCCGTCGCCTGGGCCAGCACGTCGGCACCGGCGGCGCGCGCGCCGTCCGCGACCCCCTGCAGGTCGCCGCGGATCTGAGCCAGCGCCGATTCCAGGTCGGCCACCGACGCCTTCAGCGCGTCGACGTCGGCCCCGCCCGCGCCCTGCTCCAGCGTCGACACCTTGGTCTCGATGGCGGCGAGGCGGTCGGCGAGGCCGCTGGTCGCCCGGTCGAGCCCGTCGATGGCCTGCTGCAGGCTGTCGAGCGCCTGGGTCACCGCCGCGGGCACTGTCGATCCGTCGCCCGCCGGGGCCGTCGCGGCCGCCCCTTCCAGCGCGTCGACACGCGCGCCGAGCGCATGCACCGCCTCAACCACATCGCTCACGCCGGAGGCACGCAGCGCATCCAGGTCGGCACGCAGGCCCGCCACGGCACCCGCATCGGCGCCGCCATTGGCCTGTTCCAGCGCCTCGATCCGCTGCGCCAGCGCATCGAGGCCGCCGTCCTGCGCGCCGGCACCCTGCCATTCCGCGAACAGGACCGGCCAGGCCAGCGCCACCAGCAGGGCGAGCACCGCGACGACCAGCGCGGCGCGGCTTCGGCCGGCAGCGGGCGCGGCCGGCTCCGGCGGCGGCTCGCTGCGCGGTGCCGCGGCCCGGCGCTGCTCGGACCGGGGCTGCTCGGACCGGGGCTGCTCGGACCGGGGTTGTTCGGACTGGGGCTGCGCGGGCTGGGATTGCGTAGGCCTGGGCTGGTCGGGCCGGGCCGGCTCCGCCGCACTCGCCCCCGGCTCCGGCGCCGGGGCGGCCGCCGGCTGCGCCATCTCCTCCGGCGGCGAAAAGCGCATCGGCGGACGTGGCCCGGCCGGACGATGGCTCCGCAACGTGCCCTGCGCCGCCGAATCCGCCACAGACGGACCGATCGCAGCCGGCACGTGCTGCGGCTGCAGCGGCGGAAGCTGGATGCCGTGCCGTGCCGCCGCGGCTGTCACCGCCGGCACCCGCGCCGCGGGGATCGTGTCGCGCTGCTTCCAGCCCTGGACGGTGCTGACCGGCACGCCGAGCTTGGCCGCCATCGGCCGGATCCCGCCGAAAACGTCGATCAGCGCCTGCGCGGCGACGTCCCGGTCGCCGGCACTCGCACCGGTGCCGGGCCCGGCGCTTTCCCTCTCGGCCATGACAGCTCCCTTGCAGCCGATCCCTCGGGCCTGCGCCCCGCGTACGGGATCGATGGCATATCGTCCACGGTCGGCTCAACCCGAATCATAATCCGGGGTTGTGACAAAAGTTCCATCTTCCGCACGCGCAGGCCGCCAGCCTGCATACATACGCCGGTGTCTTCGTTGGTCGAAACCGCCGTCAGTCCGCCCGGTCGCGATGCGGCGCCTGCAGCACCAGCTCGCGTACGAGGGCCAGCATCGACCGGCCGTCCGGATGCGACGCCACCTCCACCGCACCCCAGCGCAGCGCCTGGGCGCGGCCTGCGACGCCCTGGCTGAGACACAGCGCCGCCGCGTCGGCGAGATGCGCCTCCAGGCCGTACGCCTCGACCAGGTCGGCGAAGATTCCGGCGGTACGCGCACTGTAGAACAGGACCAGGTCGAAATGGCGCCGGCGCAGGCCGTGCTCGATCTCGCGCGGCAGCGCCTCGACGGCGCGCGCTTCGTAGACCGGAACGGGCACGCAGTCGCGATCGACCGCCGCCAGCGCCGCCCGCAGGTCGCGCGCCGTATGTACGCCGCAGGGATACAGGATGGCACCGCGGCGCGGGTCGGTGCGTTCGGCGACCAGGGCGACCAGGTCGTCGCCGTCGCCGTCGGCACTGACCACGTGGCCGAAGCCGACGGCTCGCGCCGCCGCCGCGGTGGATTCGCCGACCGCGAACACCGGAAGGTCGCGCTCCATCAGCCGCGCGCCGAGCGGCCGGTGGATCAGCGCCCGTGCGGCGCTGGCGCTGGTCAGCACGACCGCCTGCACGTCGTCCAGCCGCTGCATGGTCTCCGGCGCAGGCAGCGCCACGATCTCCAACATCGGTGCGACCGTCACGGCGAGATCGAGCGCGCGCAACGCCAGCGCGGTCTCGTCCGCCTCGGGCTGCGGCCGGGTGATCAGCGCATGCCGCGGCCGCGCCGCCGTCACGGCATCGCCCCTGCCAGGTCGCGGCCGCAGCGGTGGCCGAAGGCGGCCAGGTCAGCCGGGTTGTCGGCGGCCCGTTCCGTCCAGAGCCGCCGCACTACGCCGCGTCCGTCCGGCGCGGCGACCAAGCCTTCGAGCACGATCGCGCCGGCGCGCAGCGTCGCCAGTCCCGCGATCGGCGTGCGGCAGGAGCCGTCCAGCGCCGTCAGGAAGCCACGCTCCGCGCTGACGCAGGCCAGGGTCGGCGCATGGTTCAGCCGCGCCGCCAGCGCCAGGGCGCGCGCATCGCCGCGGCGCGCGGTGATGCCGATGGCGGCCTGCGCCACCGCCGGCAGCATCGCCTCGACCGCCAGCACATGCATCCCCGCCGGCGACAGCCCGAGCCGGCGCAGACCCGCCAGCGCCAGCAGGGTGGCGTCGGCCTCGCCGCTGGCGAGCTTGTCCAGCCGGGTGCCGACGTTGCCGCGCATCGGTGCCACCTGCAGGTCCGGCCGCGCGGCAAGCAGCTGGGCCTGCCGACGCAGCGAGGCCGTGCCGATCCGGGCGCCGTGCGGCAACATGGCAAATGCGGCACCGTCCGCGCCGTCGCCGAGCCCGGGCCGCACGATCAGCACGTCGCGCGGGTCCTCGCGCGGCAGGGCCGCGGCCAGGACCAGGCCTTCCGGCAGCGCGGTCGGCAGGTCCTTCATCGAATGGACCGCCAGGTCGACCCGGCCGTCGAGCTGGGCCTCGTCGATCTCCTTGGTGAACAGCCCCTTGCCGCCGATCTCGGCCAGGGTGCGGTCCTGCACCGCATCGCCGGTGGTGCGGATCACCACGGTCTCGACGCCGCCCTCCACCGCCAGCGCCGGGTCGGCGGCAGCCAGGCCGGCGGCGACGATGCGGGCCTGGGCAAGCGCCAGCGGGCTGCCGCGGGTGCCGATGCGGACGGGACCGCCGTCGCCGGTCACGCCCGGTCCCGCCGCCGGAACGGATGGGCGGCATAGGCGCCGAGCACCCGCACCTCCTCGGTGAAGAAATCGAGCTCCTCGAACGCCAGCCGCATCGCCGGGTCGTCGGGATGGCCTTCGGCGTCGGCGAAGAACTGCGCCGCCACGAAATGGCCGCCGATCATGTAGCTTTCCAGCCGTGTCAGGTTGACGCCATTGGTGGCGAAGCCGCCGAGCGCCTTGTACAGCGCGGCCGGCACCGAGCGGACCTGGAATACGAAGGTGGTGATGGCCGGCCCGTTGCCGGCCGCCACGTCGGAACGGTTGCGCGACAGCACCAGGAAGCGGGTGGTGTTGTGCTCCGCGTCCTCGATGTCGCTCTCGAGAACGGCCAGGCCGTAGAGTTCGGCGGCGAGCGTGGAGGCGATCACCGCGCGGCTCGTGTCCGGCTTCTCGGCCAGCTCGGCGGCGGCGCCGGCGGTATCGGCCGCCACCACCGGCCGCAGGTTCAGCTCCGCGATCCGCCGGCGGCACTGGCCGAGGGCGTGGACGTGGGTGTGCACGCTGCGGACCGTCTCCAGCGTGGCGCCGCGGTTGGCCAGCAGCTGGTGGCGGACCGGCTGGAAGTGCTCGCCGATGATGTAGAGGCCGCTGTCGGGCAGCAGGTGGTGCACGTCGGCGACCCGCCCGGCCAGCGAGTTCTCCACCGGGATCATCGCCAGATCCGCCGAACCGGTGCGCACCGCCGCGAACGCGTCCTCGAAGGCACGGCACGGCACGGTCTCCAGCTCCGGAAACACCGTGCGGCAGGCCAGGTCGGAATAGGCACCGTGCGCGCCCTGGAAGGCGATGGTGCGGGGCTGCGGCCGGGTGCTCACGCGGGCATTCCTCCTGCGACGGTGCCGCCGAGCTGGCGGCGAGCCTCTTCCAGGTCCTCCGGCGTGTCTACGCCAAGCGGCACGGTCTCGACGATGCGACAGGTGATGCGCATGCCGTTTTCCAGCAGCCGCAGCTGCTCCAGCCGCTCGCGCTGCTCCAGCGGCGCCGGCGGCAGGGCGACGAAGCG includes the following:
- the hemC gene encoding hydroxymethylbilane synthase, yielding MTGDGGPVRIGTRGSPLALAQARIVAAGLAAADPALAVEGGVETVVIRTTGDAVQDRTLAEIGGKGLFTKEIDEAQLDGRVDLAVHSMKDLPTALPEGLVLAAALPREDPRDVLIVRPGLGDGADGAAFAMLPHGARIGTASLRRQAQLLAARPDLQVAPMRGNVGTRLDKLASGEADATLLALAGLRRLGLSPAGMHVLAVEAMLPAVAQAAIGITARRGDARALALAARLNHAPTLACVSAERGFLTALDGSCRTPIAGLATLRAGAIVLEGLVAAPDGRGVVRRLWTERAADNPADLAAFGHRCGRDLAGAMP
- a CDS encoding prephenate dehydratase, coding for MSTRPQPRTIAFQGAHGAYSDLACRTVFPELETVPCRAFEDAFAAVRTGSADLAMIPVENSLAGRVADVHHLLPDSGLYIIGEHFQPVRHQLLANRGATLETVRSVHTHVHALGQCRRRIAELNLRPVVAADTAGAAAELAEKPDTSRAVIASTLAAELYGLAVLESDIEDAEHNTTRFLVLSRNRSDVAAGNGPAITTFVFQVRSVPAALYKALGGFATNGVNLTRLESYMIGGHFVAAQFFADAEGHPDDPAMRLAFEELDFFTEEVRVLGAYAAHPFRRRDRA
- a CDS encoding uroporphyrinogen-III synthase, with product MTAARPRHALITRPQPEADETALALRALDLAVTVAPMLEIVALPAPETMQRLDDVQAVVLTSASAARALIHRPLGARLMERDLPVFAVGESTAAAARAVGFGHVVSADGDGDDLVALVAERTDPRRGAILYPCGVHTARDLRAALAAVDRDCVPVPVYEARAVEALPREIEHGLRRRHFDLVLFYSARTAGIFADLVEAYGLEAHLADAAALCLSQGVAGRAQALRWGAVEVASHPDGRSMLALVRELVLQAPHRDRAD
- a CDS encoding heme biosynthesis HemY N-terminal domain-containing protein, with product MRWIVSFFVLVILAIAAWLFVREHPGTVMVEWLGTRIEAGIGVAIVAMLLVVVAVILLFQLFRLVVFSPHRLARWFGRRRERKGLHALSMGMVAVAAGDPEEAGRQSRRASHMLTGVPLSNLLSAQAAQLKGDEDAARRYFEAMLDDPETEFLGLRGLLMQALRARDDARALKLAERARALRPRSPWLLQTLAELQTRNGDWQDALETTGTARRLGAYDDDEANRRMAIIQSQASRALEQGNDQERALAFARHAHKIAPGFVPAAIQLAHLHAARGDVKRAAEVLARTWTLTPHPELATACRRLYPGETPIGLYKRLTALTKGAPDSSESRLVLARAAAEAGHYDEARGQLDGVDDAVGGARRYRLLAEIEERQTGDSAAARRWLDKAAAFGQQQGWTCADCGHVTQDWHSHCPSCGAFGTIRWHQFGPEQLLLPPDLPPLPPADPPAVPTQQVDEAVAAEPPAVSAASAKPAEVVAPAK